TCGCCCATATCAATACTTTATCCAACCTGGCCCTGCAGCTGTATAGCTGGTATATACAAAACGGGCATGCCCGCAATGAAAATGATGTAAAAACTGTAAAGCTTTTTTTTGAAAAAAGCCTGCCAAAAAATGCGGCGCAGCTGGATGGGTTTTACGAGAAGCAATATTATTATCAAAGCTATGCCTGGTATGCGTTTATTAAGCTTGACTTCCTGATGTTTTACCGGTATTGTCAGAAATGGGTGGATGCTTTTGAAGCAGAACCGCATATGATCACTATTGAAACCACGATGTACATCAAAGGCGTACATAATCTGATGAGCGCGCATTTTGACCTCATGAACCGCGACGGACTGGCTGCCTGCATCAAGAAATTTAAGCACTTTGTACAAACGCCGCTGGTACAGGATAACAACAACAACCGCATTAACGGGTACGTATACCTCTACACAGCAGTGATCAACCTGCATTTCCTGGAAGGTACTTTTCATAAAGGATTGAAGATGGTACCTTACCTCGAAGAAATGCTGGTGGAACACGGGCGGTACCTGGACCGGCACCGGGTGATGGTGTTCTACTACAAGATCGCCTGTTTGTATTTTGGCAGTGGCGATAATAAAATGGCCATTGATTATTTAAACCGAATCATTCATCAAAAAGACGATCTAAGGACCGATCTGCAATGTTATTCGCGGCTGCTGCACCTGATTGCCCATTATGAACTGGGTAATTTTGATCTGCTGGAATACCTTATAAAGTCGGTTTACCGGTATATGGCAAAAATGGAAAACCTGAGCAAGGTGGAGGAGGAAATGTTCCGGTTTCTGCGGAATGCCTTTAAGTTTAATGCAAAGACGATTCGCCCTGAATTTGAAAAACTGTTGATGAAGCTGAAAAAGTACCAGAGCAACCGCCTGGAGGCCAGAGCTTTTGCATACCTGGATGTGATCAGTTGGCTGGAAAGTAAATTGTCCGGTGTCAATGTGCAGGATCTGATCCGGAAGAAGTATTTAAGGGAATCCCGGAAATAGAGGCTGCTTTGCGGTTAAACGAACCGCAATAGGCGCAAGGGATTCGCGAGGTTCGCCTAAAAAGGAACAGGATTTTTACAGGGTGTCCTTGCGTCCATTGCGGATGCGTTGCGCACGTTGCGGTAAAATTAAGACTGCAAAGACAAGGTTCCGCCAGGTTTGCGAAGGCTGCATCAGGATCTATACAGGTTCCCTTGTGCGCATCGCGGTGCAATCTTCAGCGGCATCCAAAAAAATCGCTCCCGGCTGGGAGCGATGGAATATCTTTGGCCTGTTGGAACTATCTGTAGAGATTCCGCAGTGGTTCGTTCGGGTTAAAGGTAAACCGGTTCAGGATCACTTTCTTTTTGTAAGGAACAATATAGATATTGGTTCCTTTCTGATAAGAAATGGACGTGTTCAGGTTAATATAATTGTTGTTCGTAGTATTTGTGTTTGTCAGCACCCGATCCCCCCGGTATTGATACTCAGACCTTAGGGAAAAAGAAGAAAGTTCCTTTTCAAATTTATTCTCCGCCACATAACCGTTTTTCGGTTTGTCTTTTCCATGATCCACATCTGTAACGGTATTTTCAGTCGCAAACGAAACACCTCCTACAGCCAGGACAAACAGCACAGTAAGTAAGAAGGTTTTCAACATTTTGTTCTTTTTAAAGATTTAAACTGATACAAAGGTATAATATAATTGTAAGAATTGAAAATTTTAATTTTTTTTTAACCACTATTCCTGTTGTGTGAACAATAAATAACCCTTTTCCCTTGTTTTTAGAAAATTTCAATCCGGTTTTTGGTTTTTTAGGTGCTGATTTTCACTTGCTTAAACCAGATGCAACAAAAAGCGGGTCGGGCACCTCTTATAATAAAGTTTTACACACAGGAGGAAAACTTATTACGGGGGGAAATAGCAATATTTTGCTATATTGAAACAAATTAGTGGATTTGTGGTTTTGATAATAGACATAAATGAGCAGATATGAGAGAGTATTCGCATCAAAGCGAGGAGCGTAAGGAAGACATAGAAGAATTATTACAACGCTATGAAAACCTGAAGACTGGTCAATCCGCATCCTACCTTGAAGAAGAAGAATTTGAACGGATCATTAACTATTTTGAATCCAGGGAAGCTTTTAAGAAAGCTATGCAGGCTACCGAAACAGCAATCGAGCAATTTCCGTATTCTGCGGGTTTACTGATAAAAAAGGCAGATCTCGTTTTAAACAACCGGGCGTATGACAGCGCTCTCGAATTACTAGATAAGGCTTCGATCTTTGACGGTAACAATATTGATATCTACATCCTGAAAACGGAGGCACTGCTGGCACTGGATCGCCAGGAAGAAGCCGTGGTCCTGCTGGAGGAGGCGCTGAACCTGTTTGAAGGCGATGAAAAGATCGAACTGCTTTTTGAACTGGCAGATGTATACGACGATTATGAAAGCTTCGATAAGGTATTTGATTGCCTGAAATGGATCCTGGAACTGGAACCAGCAAATGAAGAGGCGCTTTACAAGATCTGTTTCTGGACGGATTATACCGGCCGGAACGCCGAAAGTATTGAGTTGCATCAGAAGATCATCAATGAGTTTCCTTATTCTGAACTGGCATGGTTTAACCTGGGAGCGGCCTACCAGGGTATTAAGCTTTATGAAAAAGCGATCGATGCCTATAAGTATGCGATTGTTATTGATGAAAAGTTTGATTATGCGTACCGCAATATCGGGGATGCCTATATCCGCCTTCGGAAATACAAAGATGCCATTGAATACCTCGAACGGGTACTGGAACTGGCCAAGCCGGAAGATGTGATTTACGAAGCGATCGGCTATTGTTACGAGAAGTTAAAGAACTATGCACAGGCCCGGTTTTATTTCCGCAAGGCATCGCATCTGAACGAGGACAAGGGAGCGCTGCTGTATAAAGTGGCACTTACCTATTATAAAGAAGATAAATTTGAACTGTGCATCCGGCAGCTCGAATCTGCCCTGAAGATTAAAAACAATCACCCCGAATATTTGCTGCTGATGGGGCAAAGCAAGCTGGCATTGGGATTGGATAAAGATGCATTGCAATATTTTTTGAATGTAGTACGCCTGCGTCCGAAACAGCTGATGGGGTGGGAAGCGCTGATCATCGGTCTTTATAAAGCCGAGCAGTTTGAGCAGGGACTGGAGCAGGTTCAAAATGCGATCCTCCGGATTGGTGCCGATAAACCGCTGTTTCACTATTACAGAGCCTTGTTTTGTTTTGGCTTAGGGCAGTCGAAGCAGGCGCTGATCGAGTTGGAAGAAGGCTTACGGAAAGCGCCCCGAATGTTAAAGAAAATACTGGAGATAGCGCCAGAGCTTTTACAACGGTCCTCTGTTACGGCGTTGATTGCGCAGGTGAAACGGAAGCCCTAGCCGTTGTTCCGCGTTTAAGTAAAGAACAGGCTTTCGGGTTAAGACCGCACTCTTCGCATATATCGTCGTTGTCTTCCTTTAACACCGGGTACGCCGATGCTGGATTTGATGCCTTCGAGGGAGGATTTGATCAGGAAATTGATAGGTGACTTATCTTTTAGCCGTTCAAAGAACAAGGGAGAATGCTTGCCGCGGTTGTTTTTCCGGAGGATAAGCGCATTTGCCAGCCAACTGATAAGCCGGTTTTTAAAGCTTTGCAGCGTTTGGTCGTCCCGGTTCATCAGGCGTAGTTTCAGTCCCCGGTAAAACATTTGCATCGACCCTGTTGAGTAATTTTCGCCACCGATACCTGTCATACTCAGGCTATCCAGCTGTCCTTTCAAAACCTCCGCACTCACCAGCGGAAGCAGGGCCTGGTTCCATTTTTTAAGGTCGAGCGGACCGGTTTGCAACTGCATGCGGAAACGTCCTAAACTGTCTGTATAGGATTGTTGTACCGCCAGTCTGGTGTCCAGCGCACCGATCACATGCGCCCGGGCATCGATGTAAAGGCTGTCTGATGGACCGAGGTTGTAATTGCGCACCGGGTACAGCTGCGCATTCAGATCGGATACGGGAATAATGCCCAGCCGGTTGGTAACGGGGTTGATCTCCCAGTATTCCACGTATGCCCGGGAAAGCCCCACAGTATCAATGTTTATCTTTATGGGAATATTAAGGATTTGCTGTACAGGCAGGCCTTTATACTTTTTAGCTGTATCCGGTTGTGTTTTATCCTTAAAAGATAAAAGCCGTACGGCGTCTGCGTTTAGTTTGCCGATTTTAAGTATGCTTTCGTTGCCAAAAGCATACGTGTCAAAGCGGCCTCCGCTGACAGTGCCGGTCTGCAGTTTCAGGTAATCTTCATTGAATGCCTTGGCTTTTTTATAATCTTCAATGCTTTGTACCGGGGTAAGCCTTAAGGAGTCGGTCTTAAAGTAACCATCTTTGAACTGAAAATTATACCAGCGTAGATGGTTCTTTGCTGTGGCATAGCTGCCGGTAGCGTTGCCAATATATAGCTGATCGCTTGCCTTAAGTACATCACCGATGTTCCGGAGTTCGCGGGAGTTGAGGGCTATATTGCGGATCTCTCCGGTATCCAGCCGGAGGACTGCGTTCTTTTTCCCCAAACTGTCAAATACCAGCTTATCCATAGAATGTACATTCAGCAGCGTGCTCCAATCCAGTTTACCTTCCTCGTTCTTGCCGGCTTTTAGCTGGTCCAATTCAATATTGAGTTTATTATAATTGGTGGCAAAACGTTTTCCGTTGCTGTTTAAAAATTCAAAATTGGTGAGATAGGCCTGCAGATTTTTAATCGCAAGCAGCTGCTGATTTGAGGATATCAGGTTTCGGATGCGCAGGTAACTGTTTTCGGGCACCCCGTCCCACCGGATTGTTTGGGTTTCATTTTTATTGCTCACAAACTGCAGTTCCAGTTTGGGCCGCTGTAGCAGTACTTCACCCAATTGGATCTGCGGCCGGTGTTGTGTTGCTGCGCGATTGCTGTCTTTTTTTCCAAAATGGCCGGTGATATCCGGATCTGTCAGCACGATCTTTTGCAGTTGAAGGTTACCGTTGATGATCTGGTTCATGTAAGGAACAAACGCAACCTGGGGAATCTTTATCTGAATAGAGTCAACGCCGGTTGTTTTTTCAAAAACAACGTTATGCAACAGGCTGCCCGCAGCATCATTGAGTATGATCTTTTCAACTGCGATGTGCTGTTCCGGAGTGGTCATCAGAAAATCATGACCGGAAAGGGCGAGCCCGTTTACCACGATGTCGGCACGTTTATTTTTACGGAGCTCTTTTATAATAAGCGACTCGAAATAGGCGCTTAGATCTTTGTTGCCATCCTGAAACCGCAGGGAGGTGTTTTTGCCTTCAAGGTCTTTTATCAGGAAGTGATTCAGCGCTTTTTTCGCAGGCGTTTTCCCGGACGATGAAGCGGCACGGATGCGGATGGCTGCGCTTTGCCACTGGGCGCCAAAGACGGAAAGGCGTTGGTTGGTACTGTCGAGGATCAGGTCGTCGATGCGGGCATTATTCACATCTGCATGGATACCGTTGCCCCGTACGGCAATACTGGCGGCCCTGATGCCTTGGTTATTGTCGAGCGCTGCCTGGTTGAGCGTTACGGATAGCCCGTCTTTTTGAAACAGGCCCCTGCTGAAATTGAATACTTTTATCGAATGCCGGATGTGCTTTACCTTTCGGGACGCGGTCAATTCATCCGGCATTACCGAAAGATTGGCATCGGACAGGCTCAGCGTGGCATTTTTTCCGAGATTAAGACGGATGTTCCCGTTCTGAATACCCAATGCATTCAGATTCATCACCGAGCCAATGTTGCTGAGCGTTTGAAAAATACTTTTTTCTTTTTTGCTTTTCTGCGCAGTGAGCGAATATTCGATCTCCGGGTTGAGGAATAAAGCGCTGTTGGCGCTAAAAAAATTGTCGTAGAGCAAAGCCTCCCAGGAAAGCCCCCTTAGCTCAAAACGAGGCATCTGTATGTTGTTAATGATCTTTGTGCCCTTGTATTCTTTAAAGGAAAACTTCGTAAGGTTGATGGCGTCGTTAAAGAACTGAACGCTGTCAAATGCCAGCGCGTACCTTCCGTCCTGCAGCCGGGTTTCATAGTTGTGGAGGGTCATCAGGAACTTATCTACCTTCACTACCTGCTCGTTTCCCTGCCGGATCATCAACCCCTGCAACTCAAAATTGTTGTGATTGGAGGCAAAGGTATTCACCTTGCCCTTCCGGATGGTATTGATATTGATGCCCCCGTTTTGAACAACCACGTAGTTCAGCATTACATCCCCAAACAGTTGTTGCAGCAGGTCGTCGATCTTTTGTATTTTTTTATTGTTCCGCCGCGAAACCTTTTGATCGCTGTCGATGTCCAGGAAGATATTGGGATTGGTACTGTAAACCGAATCAGCCTGTACCACTTCCTCATGATAGAGGGTATCAAAGTTGATATTGGTCAGCCGCAGTTTATCAAAATAGATTTTAAAGGCACTTTTGGAGCTATCATCTTTTGTACCCCGGATGGTGCAGCTGTCAAACTCCACGCGCTGGTTCTGCAGGGTGAATTTGAAATTTTTAAAACTCAGCATATACCGGTTTCCGGGAAAAATGATGTTCTGGTCGTGTGAGCGGATATAGATCTCGTCTGTGAACGGGATCTTTTCACCCGAATTACTGTTTTTCCTGCTGGTAGTACTGTCTACCTGCAAACCATCCAGCCGCATATCGATTTGGTTTACCACAAAGGGGGTTTCCTGGGGTCTGGTATTATCGATCAGTGAAAGGCTGCCATCGGTTAAGATGAACCGGTTAATTTTTAGTTCATTGATGGCGTCGTTGATGGAATTGGACACTTTTCCCATTTCCAGTGCCACAGAAAATTTTTCATCGGCATTGTTTCCCGGAGAACCTCTGTTCCTGTCGGCTTTCCGCAGGCGGGAGCTCAGCCGGGTAATGGTTACGGCAGGTGTATACAGATGTATGGAATCAATCAGGATCTGTTTTCTGAATAGCAGGGGCAGAAAGCCACGGGCCTTTATGGTAATGCGTTTTACGTTTACATTATAAAGAGATCTGGCGGTACTGTCTGTGGAGTAAAAAAGAGCATTTTGAAGTTCGATCTTATTCTTGATCCAGTTAAATTTAAACTTGTCGACCTTTAACTTTAGCCGGCCCCTGGACTGCCGCTCCACGATCTGTTCCAAAGCGTTTTCCGCGTGATCAATAAACCAAAAGTTAAATGCGGTAATAACAGTGGCTACAATACCAAGAACAATCAGCCAGAAGCGGTGCCGCCTTCTCCTGAACCGGAGGCTCAGGCGTGGTAGGTCTTTCAAACGAATCCTGGTCTTCAAATTGTTGTTGGTTTATACTTAAAAATAATGAAAAAACACCGAACGTGCTCACTAAATAAAAGTATAAATATCAACGCATTAACAAAGTTTTTAAGAAAAGGCAGGCGCCGCGGGTGTATGCCGCTGTTTTGAAGACGCCAAAGCAGCATTAGGGAATAGCAGGTCGGTTTTGGGTTTTAATGGCCTCAGTTGCCGGGAAGTCGGCGAAGAAGTACAAAGGCACGGCAGATCCAGTGCTGCCGCGCCTTTGTGATGTGTTATTTTTAGCTGATGGCTGCACCGTCCGGAGCCTTTTCATCGGCGGCCACAAACACCAGTTTTCCTGTGGCATCCTCTGCCATCAGGATCATACCATTACTTTCAATGCCTCTCATTTTGCGGGGAGCCAGGTTGGCAACCACCACCACTTTTTTACCAGGCAGTGTTTCCGGGGCAAAATGCAGGGCGATTCCCGAAACGATCGTCCGCTTTTCAAAACCCAGGTCGATCTCGAGTTTCAGTAATTTATCCGCTTTTTCCACCTTCTCGGCGGTGAGAATCGTACCGGTACGCAGATCGATCTTCGCAAAGTCGTCGAAAGTGATTTGCGATTTGAGCCCCGAAGCCTCGGGGGAGATTTGAGATCCGGACTCAGCTGAAGGCTGACCGCTGCCAACTGACGGCTGATCACTAACTGCAGCCTGTTCGCTGCCGGCTTTCAGTTTCAGCAATTGTGCCTCAATTTCGGCATCTTCAATCTTGCGGAACAGCAATTCCGGCGCTCTTAAGGCATAGCCCACACTCAGCAGGTTGATCTTTCCGGCGTTTTCCCAATCCAGTATGCGGTCTACTACCTTCATCATATGCAGCATTTTCTTTGCTGTTGCAGGCAGGAAGGGATTGATCAGGATGGCAAGGTTTGCGGTAAGCTGTAAGCAAAGGTGCAAACAGTTATCGATCCGCTGTTGCAGCAAGGCGCTTTCGGGATTTTCGGCCGTTAATTGCTTGGCGAGGATCCAGGGCTCTTTGTCCTGCATATATTTATTGCCTTTACGGCTCAGGTCAATCACTTCAAACAGCGCATCCCGGAACCGGAAATTTTCCAGCGCGGTTTGTACCCTGGCTTCTGCCTGTTGGATATCGGAGATCAGTGTTTTATCGGCGTCATCCAGCAGTTCCGTATGCAATTTGGGCACCTTGCCCCCGCAAAGCTTATGCATCAGCACAAAAGTGCGGTTTACAAAGTTTCCGAAAATGGATACCAGTTCATTATTAATACGGTCCTGGAAATCCTTCCAGGTAAAGTCGTTGTCTTTGGTCTCCGGTGCGTTACTGCAAAGCACATAGCGGAGGGCATCTTCGCAGCCGGGGAAATCTTTTACATATTCGTGTACCCAAACGGCCCAGTTGCGGCTGGTAGACACCTTCTGACCTTCGATGTTCAAAAATTCATTGGCCGGCACATTGTCCGGCAATACAAAATTGCCATGCGCCTTTAACATGGCGGGGAAGATGATGCAATGGAAAACGATATTGTCTTTTCCAATAAAATGGATCAGGCGGGTATCTTCCTGGCACCAGTAATCGGCCCACTGTTCCGTCAGTTCCTTAGTGGCAGAAATATACCCGATGGGCGCATCGAACCAAACATACAGTACTTTTCCTTCCGCATCGGGCAGGGGTACTTTAATGCCCCAGTTGCTGTCACGGGTCATGGCCCGGGGTTGAAGCCCGTTATCCAGCCAGCTTTTGCACTGGCCGTAGACGTTTGCTTTCCATTCTTTATGATCTTCCAGGATCCACTGTTTCAGCCATGTTTCATAGTTTTGTAGAGGGAAATACCAGTGTTTGGTTTTTTTCTTTACCGGAATGGCATCGCTCAGGGTGCTGCGCGGGTTGATCAGTTGTTCTGGCGACAGGCTGCTGCCGCATTTTTCGCATTGGTCGCCAAATGCCCCCGGATTACCACATACGGGGCAGGTACCGGTAATATAACGGTCTGCCAAAAAAGTGTTGGTCTTTTCGTCATAATACTGCTCGGTTTCCCGTTCTTCAAACAATCCCTTATCATAAAGTACCTTAAAAAAGTCGGCGGCGGTTTGGTGGTGCACCGGGTTAGAGGTGCGGGAATAGATATCGAAGGAGATCCCCATTTGCTCAAAACTTTCCTTGATCTGCGCATGGTATTTATCTACAATATCCTGCGGACTTACCCCTTCTTTCATTGCCCGGATGGTAATGGGCACGCCATGCTCGTCGCTGCCCCCGATCAGTTTTACATCTTTTTTCTGTGCTCTTAAATAGCGTGCATAAATATCAGCCGGTATATAGCATCCCGCCAGGTGTCCGATGTGCACGGGTCCGTTGGCATAAGGCAGGGCTGCTGTAATTAAGGTTCTTTTATATTCTTTCATGGATCGTACTTGCATTAGCCTGCAAAAGTACGACGAATTCAGCGATTTATATTCGTTACCAACCGGTAGGAGTTGAGCAAGGACGGAGGGAATTAGTGTTTTTGGCGGTTTCAGACAATGCATTCAGATGGTGGTTCCGATGTCCGAACGGGCGTTTGTTCATGGAGGACATATACAGGGGCCTGTTTTTAGCGGATGCCGGGAAAATAGATATGGCGCCCGGTAGGTTGGAAGGTTCAGGAAGTCCGGGTCTGCAGTTTTTCACCAAAATGTGGATAACCCAGCAGGTAAATCACTTTCGGAGGCACAGGTTTAATATATTGATTGTTAAATAAATAAGATAAATATGAACAAGGTGAAATGACTTCCTGCACAGTTTTTACAGATATTTGCAGGGGTTATTCACATTTATGCACAGTATATCCACAGGGAAAACTTCCAAACACTTGTTAAAATCGATGAAACTTAATACAGGACTGCATTTCAGCCGGTTCCAATTTGTGGATAAATGAAGTAGGGCGAAATTTGGTCAATAAGTGGGAAAAAGTGTTATTTTGTGTTAAGTTTGGTAAATATTTAAAGCATCCCGGTTTATGACAGGTTTTCTCGGCGAATTCGAGGCAACAGTAGACGCAAAAGGACGCTTCCTGCTCCCGGCTGGTTTTCGGAAACAGCTGCAGCCGGAAGACGCGGACCGGTTTGTGATTAACCGTGGGTTTGAAAAATGCTTAAGTCTTTACCCGCTCAGTACCTGGAGTCCGTTGGCAGAAAAAATAAACGGGTTGAATGATTTTGATCCGAAAGTGCGCGCGTTCAAACGCTATTTTTTAAATGGAGCTACCCTTGTGGAACCCGATACCGCCGGAAGACTGTTGTTGCCGGCGAGTTTAAAAGAATATGCAGCGCTTGAAAAAGACATTGTACTGGTGCCGGCGGGTAACCGGATGGAGATCTGGAATACTACTAAATACAAGGAGTTCTTTGATTCATTTTCACCAGATGCATTCAGCGACCTGGCCAGTGAAGTTATGGGCGGATTGTAGCAGGCAGATTTTAACGGAGCTATTTAAAAGTAAAGGTTGATCAGTTATGGCAAAGGATAAACAAAAAGAAAAACTTGTTGACCCAGAAACTGCTCAGCCGGAGGGGTACCATATACCCGTACTGCTACAGGAAACCATTGCTGCACTTCATATCAGGCCGGATGGCGTTTATGTGGATGCTACATTTGGCGGGGGCGGACATTCGGCTGCTATCTTGAGTCAGTTGGGTGAACACGGGCGGTTGGTGGCTTTTGACCAGGATGCCGATGCGGCGCAAAACCTTCCCCGGGATGAGCGGGTATTGTTTATTCCCCAGAACTTCCGGCACCTGAAACGTTTTCTTCGGCTTCATGCCATTCATAAGGTAGACGGGATCCTGGCAGATCTGGGCGTTAGCAGCCATCAGTTTGATGAAGCCGACCGCGGGTTCAGTATCCGGTTTAATGCCGATATGGATATGCGCATGGACCGCCGGCAACCGGTAACCGCTTTCGACATCCTGCAGACCTATACGGAGCAGCAGTTACACAAGTTGTTTGAAAAGTATGGTGAAGTGACCAATGCAAAAACGCTGGCGCGCACCATTGTAGAAACCAGAGACCGGGTGTCTTTGAAAACGATCGATGCCTTTAAAAATGCATTGCGGCCGGTTGTAAAAGGTAATCCAAACAAGTACTTCGCCCAGGTTTTTCAGGCACTGCGTATCGAAGTGAACCAAGAGTTGGAAGCATTGAAAGACCTGCTGGAGCAGGCAAGGGACGTAGTGCAGCCCGGCGGGCGTATTGCGATCATCACCTTCCACTCGCTGGAAGACCGGCTGGTGAAACAGTTCTTTAGAGACGGTAGTTTCGAAGAGAAGGACGATAATCCTTTTGTGCAGCATACGGCAGAAAAAGTGTTTACGGTAATAACCCGGAAACCCATCACAGCCGGTGAGGACGAATTGAAAAGGAACACAAGATCACGGAGTGCCAAATTGAGAGTGGCTGAACGGGTTTGAAAATTGAGACTTCAGAATTGAGAATTGAGGCTTATCTGAAATCTGATTTCTGGATTCTGAAGTCTCGATTCTGGATACTGACCGCTGATGCCTGACCCGGCGCTGAAGGGGGTGATCCGCCACGGCGGACAGGCTACAAGGAAGACAATAGAAGTACAAACGAAGAAAAAATAAAAGTGACAGAAAAAAAAGAAAAAGAGTTCAGGTGGAACTGGAAAAAAATACTCAATTACCAGTCCATAGTAAAACAGGTTCCCTTCTTGTTTTACCTGGCTTTTCTGGCGGTCATTTACATCTATAACGGGCATATGGCCGATAAAACCGTACGCAGAATCAATGCAACGGCTAAAGAGGTAAAAGAATTACAGTGGGAATACAAGAGCCTGAAGAGTGAAGTGATGTTCCGTAGTAAACCCAGCGAACTGGTAAAAGCATTGCAGCCCCTCGGGTTAAATGAATTGCAGGAGTCGCCGTATGTATTAAAAGACTCATTGGAACAATATATGCAAACCACACATAAATATTAAGCGGCAGTGGAGATCAAAAAAGACATATTGTGGCGGGTGTATCTCTGTTTTATAGGGATCGTGCTGCTTTGTACGCTGGTATTAGGACGGGCCACCGTTATCCAGCGGGTACAGGGTGAACACTGGAGGAGCATGGGCGACAGTATGCATCAGAAGATTGTAGAGATCAATGCCGACCGGGGAACCATCTTTAGCGAAGACGGGCAGATGCTGAGTACTTCGTTGCCACAGTTTGACGTATATATGGATTTTATGGCGGAAGGGCTGCGCCTGAAAAACGGTAAAGTGTATAAAGAGCATATCGACTCTTTTGCAACTGCGATGGCGGATTATTTTCAAGATAAAACGGCTAAACAATACCGGAAAGAGTTTGATGAGGCGTATCAAAAAGGCAGCCGTTATTATGCGTTGAAAAAGAAAATCTCGTTTGAAGATTTTAAGGCCTTGCGCGGT
The sequence above is a segment of the Niabella agricola genome. Coding sequences within it:
- a CDS encoding FtsL-like putative cell division protein, encoding MTEKKEKEFRWNWKKILNYQSIVKQVPFLFYLAFLAVIYIYNGHMADKTVRRINATAKEVKELQWEYKSLKSEVMFRSKPSELVKALQPLGLNELQESPYVLKDSLEQYMQTTHKY